Part of the Desulfolutivibrio sulfoxidireducens genome is shown below.
GGTGCACCATGGGCGGGATCTTGATCTTGTGCAGGGTCTTGTGCCACTCGATGCCTGTGGCCAGCTTGTCCACTTCTTGTCCGGCGGCCTTGGCGGCGCGCTCCTTGGCCCTGCGCTTGGCCACGTCGTGAAAGACCATCCAGGCGATAAAGACCAGCAGGACGAGGTAGATGTAGCGGACGACCTTGTCCACGCTGCCTATCCGCTCAAGCCACATGATCATCTGGGCCCCGACCTCGAAACCGACCACTGTGCCAAAAAGCATGATAAACCCGAGTTTGTAGTCCACGTTGCCGAACTTGCCGTGCCGCATGGTGGAAATCAGCGATTTTCCGGCCATGTGCGCGATGTCCGTGCCGATGGCGAAGGCCATGGGAAAGCCCAGGATATTCAGGCCCGGCGTGACCATCCACGCCCCGCCCATCCCGAAGAACCCGCCGATGATGCCCACGCCCACGCCGAGGATGATAAGCCCCGGCCAGAATATTTTCACGCCAGCTATTGGCATGAGGATGTATAACCAGTCCATTCTGTCGCTCCTTTCCTCGTTTTGTCTCGTTTCCAGGTTGGTTTGGCTTCAGGCCGCGCCGTAGTGGATGACGGCTATCGGCCTAGTGCTCCGCCAGATCGCGGTGCTTGAGGTCGATGCCCACGAAGTGCATCACGATGTCCGCCAGGACGCCGAAAATCACGCCCACGGTGGGAATGATGATGATGGTCAGGAGCGTGAAATAGAGATGGCTCTCGTTGTACAGGTTGGACCACCAGGCCATGACCCCGGTCAGCTTGCGCGTGTCGGCCACGATGACGATGCCCGCGCCGCCGCCGCCGGCCGCGAAGGCGGCCATGGGCATGAGCAGAAACATCGCCGTCAGGGCCACGGTCATCTTTTTCCACAGTGCCTTCATTGAAATTTCCTCCTTGAGGATTGCATCCCAAACGTACGCCTACCGCACCACCAGAACCGAGCACGGCGCGTGGGCCACGATTTTGGA
Proteins encoded:
- a CDS encoding sulfite exporter TauE/SafE family protein, coding for MDWLYILMPIAGVKIFWPGLIILGVGVGIIGGFFGMGGAWMVTPGLNILGFPMAFAIGTDIAHMAGKSLISTMRHGKFGNVDYKLGFIMLFGTVVGFEVGAQMIMWLERIGSVDKVVRYIYLVLLVFIAWMVFHDVAKRRAKERAAKAAGQEVDKLATGIEWHKTLHKIKIPPMVHLHVAGIYCSAWLPIFVSFLTGWLAGILGIGGGLIRMPSLIYLLGCPTHVAVGTDLFEVMISGLYGAASYTYKGRTELVAAIIMLIGAAMGAQVGSVATKYIKGYGIRIAFGLAVIGCIVSIILKLIPNYIAGTKEATDIMATWLINGLVVALSAYITVKMVQGAKREIAAKKARG
- a CDS encoding DVU0150 family protein; translation: MKALWKKMTVALTAMFLLMPMAAFAAGGGGAGIVIVADTRKLTGVMAWWSNLYNESHLYFTLLTIIIIPTVGVIFGVLADIVMHFVGIDLKHRDLAEH